A section of the Paenibacillus odorifer genome encodes:
- the dapB gene encoding 4-hydroxy-tetrahydrodipicolinate reductase — translation MNNKIRVVVSGAGGRMGKEVVKLVLQDEELELAAAVDRSSGDIDAGRLVGLEDSGVIVTSDLEAALAGSNGDVLVDFTTPQSAYTNTALAIKYGVRPVIGTTGFTPEQMVELDKQCQEQGIGGLIAPNFSIGAILLMKFAAQASKYFPHLEIIEYHGDQKLDAPSGTAVKTAEMISEVREELRQGNPKEEETIEGARGGYYNGFRIHSVRLPGVFAQEEVIFGGFGQSLKIRHDSYERAGYMPGVKMGIEKVMGYTGLIYGFEHFIE, via the coding sequence ATGAATAACAAGATCAGGGTCGTTGTATCCGGCGCAGGCGGAAGAATGGGTAAAGAGGTTGTTAAACTTGTATTGCAGGACGAAGAGCTGGAGTTAGCAGCAGCAGTAGATCGTTCTTCGGGCGATATTGATGCAGGGCGTCTGGTAGGTCTGGAAGACTCAGGCGTTATTGTAACTTCTGATCTTGAGGCCGCCCTCGCGGGAAGCAACGGAGATGTCCTTGTGGATTTCACTACACCACAGTCAGCGTATACGAATACAGCGCTAGCTATTAAGTACGGAGTGCGTCCGGTTATCGGTACAACCGGATTCACACCGGAGCAGATGGTGGAACTGGACAAGCAGTGTCAAGAACAGGGGATAGGCGGACTTATTGCTCCGAATTTCTCCATTGGGGCTATTCTATTGATGAAATTTGCGGCGCAAGCTTCAAAGTACTTCCCGCATCTGGAAATTATAGAGTATCATGGTGACCAGAAACTGGATGCTCCATCCGGAACTGCGGTCAAAACCGCAGAGATGATTTCGGAAGTTCGTGAGGAACTTCGTCAAGGTAATCCTAAAGAGGAAGAAACCATTGAAGGTGCCCGTGGTGGTTACTATAACGGATTCCGGATACATAGTGTCCGTCTTCCTGGTGTGTTTGCTCAAGAAGAAGTGATTTTTGGCGGATTCGGACAATCCTTGAAGATTCGCCATGATTCTTATGAGCGTGCGGGATATATGCCAGGCGTTAAGATGGGTATTGAAAAGGTAATGGGATATACAGGCTTGATCTATGGATTCGAGCACTTTATAGAATAG
- a CDS encoding tetratricopeptide repeat protein translates to MDHKDYVREAYRSILRSDFAEAIVCFESAIAASPADAEVRYRCSITYARSGMLDKALVHAQAAVKLDTSKPEYSLHLQHLQAMMHVQEAKRLIEDEDNKTRNPYHPITLLKEAITLDPLYGDAYVWLAIAHSRVNEHLQAMTALKEVISLHPDDSGLRELMRDLQKSIQSYMQ, encoded by the coding sequence ATGGATCATAAGGATTATGTAAGAGAGGCTTACCGCTCGATATTGCGCAGTGACTTTGCCGAAGCTATTGTTTGCTTCGAGTCTGCAATTGCGGCAAGCCCTGCTGATGCCGAGGTTAGATATCGTTGTTCCATAACGTATGCCCGCAGTGGTATGCTAGATAAAGCTTTAGTTCATGCTCAGGCTGCTGTAAAGCTGGACACCAGCAAACCTGAGTATAGTCTGCATCTGCAGCATTTGCAGGCTATGATGCATGTACAGGAAGCCAAACGGTTGATAGAAGATGAAGACAACAAAACTCGCAACCCTTATCATCCGATTACACTGCTCAAAGAGGCGATTACCCTTGATCCATTATATGGGGATGCTTATGTATGGCTTGCTATCGCGCATAGTCGAGTGAATGAACATTTACAGGCTATGACTGCCTTAAAAGAAGTGATTTCGTTACATCCGGATGATTCTGGCTTGCGGGAATTGATGAGAGACCTTCAGAAATCCATACAATCGTATATGCAATAA
- a CDS encoding nucleotide pyrophosphohydrolase — translation MDKSLGDIQREVDAYISQFKEGYFSPLSMLARMSEEVGELAREVNHEFGEKPKKSDEAENSIELELGDILFITVCFANSLGIDLTEAHNKVMHKFNTRDAGRWTPKDTD, via the coding sequence ATGGACAAAAGTCTTGGTGACATACAGCGTGAAGTAGACGCTTATATATCGCAGTTTAAGGAAGGGTACTTCAGTCCACTCTCTATGCTGGCCCGCATGTCCGAGGAAGTCGGAGAACTGGCTAGAGAGGTCAATCATGAGTTCGGTGAGAAGCCTAAGAAGTCTGATGAAGCTGAGAATTCCATTGAACTTGAACTGGGAGATATTCTGTTTATTACCGTTTGTTTTGCAAATTCTCTCGGGATAGACCTGACGGAAGCGCATAATAAGGTAATGCATAAATTTAATACCCGTGATGCGGGACGTTGGACACCGAAAGACACCGATTAG
- a CDS encoding YitT family protein — MNSKKVITISKTVAPILLGAAVYAFGLLYFIIPNQLMEGGVTGITLLLNYAFSIPIFLSTLLINLPLFLLGWKVLGGRQIVYTGVGIGALTFFLWVFERMITAGWIIPFSTEHDFILAALYAGVTLGTGLGLVFRFGGTTGGVDIVARILGRNFGWSMGQIILAIDIIIIGSSILYIPKEKILYTLVAVFISSRVIDFIQEGAYAAKAFTIISDDAPQIADLITAEMDRGVTLIPAIGAYSKQAKYMVYCVVSRQEIRRLSLLVKSVDPRAFVIISDVHDVHGEGFRET, encoded by the coding sequence ATGAATTCAAAAAAGGTAATTACAATCAGCAAGACAGTCGCTCCCATCTTGCTCGGAGCCGCAGTATATGCCTTCGGGCTACTGTATTTCATCATTCCAAATCAGTTGATGGAAGGCGGCGTAACCGGGATCACACTTCTCCTTAATTATGCCTTTAGTATTCCCATCTTTTTATCCACACTGCTGATCAACCTTCCTTTGTTTCTGCTGGGCTGGAAAGTCCTAGGCGGGCGGCAAATTGTGTATACAGGTGTAGGGATCGGGGCGTTGACCTTTTTCCTGTGGGTTTTCGAACGAATGATTACTGCGGGATGGATTATCCCCTTCAGTACCGAACACGACTTTATTCTTGCGGCACTGTACGCAGGAGTAACGCTTGGAACGGGGCTTGGGCTAGTATTCCGTTTTGGGGGTACAACAGGTGGTGTTGATATTGTCGCAAGAATTCTGGGACGGAATTTTGGCTGGAGCATGGGGCAGATTATTTTGGCCATCGACATTATTATTATTGGCTCTTCCATCCTCTACATTCCTAAAGAAAAAATACTTTACACACTTGTCGCAGTTTTCATCTCATCACGAGTTATAGATTTTATCCAAGAAGGTGCCTATGCCGCCAAGGCATTTACAATTATCAGTGATGATGCACCGCAAATTGCCGATCTGATTACAGCGGAAATGGATCGTGGTGTAACCCTCATCCCTGCCATTGGTGCTTATTCCAAGCAAGCTAAATATATGGTGTACTGTGTAGTCTCAAGGCAAGAAATTCGCCGGCTAAGTCTGCTGGTCAAATCCGTTGATCCACGCGCCTTCGTAATTATTAGCGATGTACACGACGTACATGGAGAAGGCTTTCGAGAAACCTAA
- a CDS encoding sporulation protein YpjB translates to MLRGRYYVVVVLVFCWLLTSMDVVKASAALGDDGEGSGNASKQSADVSSGNGLAVMSGKTGAQQLEQAAEALYGYVLEGDVMKVRQETEAISKIFVSTSFEGMTSVEGINALSGVIMDLKATVAGAKINPQQWEAAAAKLRLAANSLNHPRQPIWLQYYKLIREDLNAMEQSAVANDLAGWKTALERLQGRYDNIRPAVIVSRQPEVVSAFDSWLSYAAGIPSSSQKVERARLLEIVSYGQDAVRVMFGKEKDEPALSLPLASQEFGIWGGLAASFIIAALAYVAYRKYRGQNQNWKPIP, encoded by the coding sequence ATGCTCCGCGGGAGATATTATGTAGTGGTTGTGCTAGTATTCTGCTGGCTACTGACCAGTATGGATGTTGTAAAGGCTTCAGCAGCGCTAGGGGATGATGGCGAAGGGTCTGGCAATGCTTCGAAGCAAAGCGCCGACGTTAGTTCGGGTAACGGTTTGGCAGTAATGAGCGGAAAGACTGGAGCACAGCAGCTGGAACAAGCCGCTGAGGCGTTGTATGGGTATGTTTTGGAAGGGGATGTAATGAAGGTCCGACAGGAGACCGAAGCGATCTCCAAGATCTTTGTGTCCACATCCTTTGAGGGAATGACCTCTGTGGAGGGGATTAATGCGTTGTCAGGGGTCATTATGGACCTGAAGGCTACCGTGGCAGGCGCGAAAATAAATCCACAGCAATGGGAAGCGGCAGCCGCCAAGCTACGTCTAGCTGCCAATAGTCTTAATCATCCGCGTCAGCCTATCTGGCTTCAGTACTACAAGCTGATTCGTGAGGATCTAAATGCGATGGAGCAAAGTGCGGTTGCAAATGATTTGGCGGGCTGGAAAACAGCTCTGGAAAGACTGCAGGGCAGGTATGATAACATCCGGCCGGCAGTGATTGTCTCCCGCCAGCCTGAAGTTGTGAGTGCTTTTGATTCTTGGCTCTCATATGCGGCCGGCATTCCTTCGTCCTCACAAAAAGTTGAACGTGCCCGCCTGCTTGAAATTGTATCTTATGGTCAGGATGCGGTAAGAGTGATGTTCGGAAAAGAGAAGGATGAACCCGCATTGTCCTTGCCGCTGGCATCGCAAGAATTTGGGATTTGGGGAGGGTTAGCAGCAAGCTTCATTATAGCTGCGTTAGCCTATGTAGCTTATCGCAAGTACCGTGGTCAGAATCAGAATTGGAAGCCGATTCCGTAG
- a CDS encoding DUF1405 domain-containing protein, protein MPVHWFNKLFKNRGIIWLLFIVNFLGTIYGYIWYGNQLEFTAANYPHWLLPFVPDSPTASLFFTLALLLMLFPPKSYTGNNVRELIEALAVVTSVKYGIWAVSIIFAGGYHGDVLVWKDWMLVISHTGMAVEALIYARFFSFRKMIPLALLWTLANDMLDYSYGIYPWLPSVLNDYVIQVQYFTMALTLLSVAAAWLFSRRQRPVESIYQFKNRR, encoded by the coding sequence ATGCCAGTTCATTGGTTTAACAAACTGTTTAAGAACCGGGGAATTATTTGGTTGTTATTTATCGTAAATTTCCTGGGTACAATTTATGGCTACATATGGTATGGCAATCAACTGGAGTTCACTGCGGCTAATTATCCACACTGGCTGCTTCCATTTGTTCCGGATAGCCCAACCGCAAGTTTGTTTTTTACCTTAGCTCTGTTGCTGATGCTCTTCCCTCCAAAAAGCTACACAGGAAACAATGTAAGGGAACTTATTGAGGCTTTGGCGGTCGTTACGTCAGTGAAGTACGGGATATGGGCAGTGAGCATTATTTTTGCCGGGGGTTATCACGGTGATGTTTTGGTTTGGAAAGATTGGATGCTGGTAATCTCCCATACGGGGATGGCAGTTGAAGCGTTGATTTATGCAAGGTTTTTTTCTTTCCGCAAAATGATTCCATTAGCCTTACTATGGACACTCGCCAACGATATGCTGGATTATTCTTACGGAATCTATCCGTGGTTACCTTCTGTTTTGAACGATTATGTAATTCAGGTACAGTACTTTACTATGGCGCTTACGCTGCTTAGTGTTGCAGCTGCTTGGTTGTTTAGTAGAAGACAAAGACCGGTAGAGTCAATCTATCAGTTCAAGAATAGACGTTAG
- a CDS encoding menaquinol-cytochrome c reductase cytochrome b/c subunit, with product MAHGNNSKEKVVYVGDSRVRKGNGFITPPDYTAYPGKSEAFIPNFLLKEWMVGVVVLVGILVLTISEPAPLGFPANASATVIPIPDWYFLFLYQYLKLPYASGDYIVLGTLGVTGVAFGSLLLAPFLDTGRERRFYRRPIASSLMFLSLAAIVYLTNTAWTEYKHEMAETGQIPEDVQREEKAAENRAKGLPTSSAVKAKEVAIVDKDDPAMGLYKQATCITCHAADLKGAGGPSLRGVGDTHDKEAILTIIKEGQGQMPKMYDTALGAGLSEADIDTLAGWLAKQKSEQ from the coding sequence ATGGCGCATGGAAACAATTCTAAGGAAAAGGTTGTATATGTCGGTGATTCCAGAGTTCGCAAAGGGAACGGATTTATCACACCTCCGGACTACACGGCTTACCCCGGCAAATCGGAAGCCTTTATCCCTAACTTTCTATTGAAGGAATGGATGGTCGGAGTCGTTGTACTTGTAGGAATATTAGTACTTACTATTTCAGAGCCAGCTCCGCTAGGGTTTCCAGCAAATGCTAGTGCTACGGTTATCCCGATTCCTGACTGGTATTTCTTGTTTCTCTATCAGTATTTGAAGCTCCCTTATGCTTCGGGCGATTATATCGTTCTGGGTACACTAGGAGTTACTGGTGTGGCTTTTGGTTCACTTCTGTTGGCTCCTTTTTTGGATACGGGTAGAGAGCGTCGCTTTTACCGTAGGCCGATTGCTTCATCTTTGATGTTCTTGTCCCTAGCAGCAATTGTTTATTTGACCAATACAGCCTGGACTGAATATAAACATGAAATGGCTGAAACGGGTCAGATTCCTGAAGATGTTCAACGGGAAGAAAAGGCGGCGGAGAACAGGGCAAAAGGTCTTCCAACCTCCAGCGCCGTTAAGGCAAAAGAAGTAGCGATTGTGGACAAGGATGATCCAGCTATGGGGCTCTACAAACAAGCCACTTGTATCACCTGTCACGCAGCGGATTTGAAAGGGGCAGGCGGACCTTCGCTTCGCGGAGTTGGGGACACTCATGACAAAGAAGCAATCCTTACTATTATAAAAGAGGGTCAAGGGCAGATGCCAAAAATGTACGATACCGCGTTGGGAGCAGGTCTGTCAGAAGCGGATATCGATACCTTGGCCGGCTGGCTTGCCAAACAAAAAAGCGAACAGTAA
- the qcrB gene encoding menaquinol-cytochrome c reductase cytochrome b subunit gives MFKNVYNWIDERLDVTPIWRDVADHEVPEHVNPAHHFSAFVYCFGGLTFFITVIQILSGMFLTMYYVPDIINAYASVEYLQTSVAFGQIVRGMHHWGASLVIVMMFLHTMRVFFTGSYKAPREMNWVVGMLIFFVMLGLGLTGYLLPWDNKAYFATKVTLEIANSVPVMGPVLKELMQGGTIVGAETLTRFFALHVFFLPAVLLSLLVGHFIMIRRQGISGPL, from the coding sequence ATGTTTAAAAATGTCTATAACTGGATTGACGAACGTCTGGATGTTACGCCAATTTGGAGAGACGTGGCCGATCACGAGGTTCCTGAGCATGTTAATCCGGCCCATCATTTCTCTGCGTTCGTGTATTGCTTTGGCGGACTGACCTTTTTTATTACAGTCATTCAGATTTTATCAGGTATGTTCTTAACGATGTATTATGTTCCGGACATTATTAATGCTTATGCTAGTGTTGAGTATTTACAGACAAGTGTTGCATTTGGACAGATTGTCCGCGGGATGCATCACTGGGGTGCAAGTCTAGTAATTGTTATGATGTTCCTTCATACGATGCGCGTCTTCTTTACAGGCTCTTACAAAGCGCCGCGTGAGATGAACTGGGTAGTTGGAATGCTGATTTTCTTCGTAATGTTGGGACTTGGTTTAACAGGTTACTTGTTGCCTTGGGATAATAAAGCTTATTTCGCAACAAAAGTAACTCTCGAAATAGCCAATTCTGTTCCAGTAATGGGGCCGGTGCTGAAGGAACTGATGCAAGGCGGAACGATTGTTGGCGCCGAAACCTTAACTCGGTTTTTCGCACTACATGTATTCTTCCTCCCAGCGGTGCTTCTTAGTCTGCTCGTAGGACACTTTATTATGATCCGCAGACAAGGGATTTCCGGACCGTTGTAA
- a CDS encoding ubiquinol-cytochrome c reductase iron-sulfur subunit, translating to MSSHNEQQETWPEQPPSRKEMSRRQFLTYTLGGATAFMGAGTILPMVRFVVDPILHKKGAGDFIKVAEISKITEEPQEFTFELKQKDGWYDSTATLTAWIRKDAKGDIYALSPICKHLGCTVGWNNNKAHPDEYHCPCHGARYTKLGKNLEVAPKPLDQYKTKFDNGWVLLGDIVPNTVAREEA from the coding sequence ATGAGCAGCCATAATGAACAACAGGAGACATGGCCTGAACAACCACCCAGCCGTAAAGAGATGTCGCGCAGGCAATTTTTGACCTACACGCTTGGTGGCGCCACTGCTTTTATGGGGGCGGGTACAATTCTTCCAATGGTCCGTTTTGTCGTAGATCCGATATTACATAAGAAGGGTGCTGGAGATTTTATCAAGGTTGCTGAGATAAGCAAAATCACCGAAGAGCCCCAGGAATTTACTTTTGAATTGAAACAGAAGGACGGATGGTACGACAGTACAGCGACACTCACTGCGTGGATCCGGAAAGACGCGAAGGGTGATATTTATGCGCTTTCACCGATTTGTAAACATTTGGGATGTACGGTCGGGTGGAACAACAATAAAGCTCATCCGGACGAATATCACTGCCCTTGCCATGGTGCACGTTATACAAAGCTTGGCAAAAATCTCGAGGTTGCTCCTAAGCCGCTTGATCAGTATAAAACGAAATTCGATAACGGGTGGGTGCTTTTGGGAGACATTGTGCCAAATACAGTAGCTCGTGAGGAGGCGTAG
- a CDS encoding DUF2487 family protein codes for MKFSDFEVDTWEENRKFYDTCLIPFSGLTGLESPPETVQALERLRNFMDMVEIPFKGRIVTYPAIQYAGEGYVNLINEICQKVKSSGFQHVVVLTADVPLQESQIYESDLVLSLPIIEASPEGKNNSGISIKIQEMWRR; via the coding sequence ATGAAATTCAGCGATTTTGAAGTGGACACTTGGGAAGAAAATCGAAAATTCTATGATACATGTCTCATACCTTTTTCAGGATTAACTGGACTTGAGAGTCCTCCTGAGACCGTTCAGGCACTCGAAAGATTACGTAATTTCATGGATATGGTGGAAATACCGTTCAAGGGGCGGATCGTGACTTACCCAGCCATTCAGTATGCTGGAGAGGGTTATGTGAATTTAATTAATGAGATTTGCCAAAAAGTCAAATCCAGTGGTTTCCAGCATGTTGTGGTGTTGACAGCGGATGTACCTCTCCAAGAAAGCCAAATTTATGAAAGCGATTTAGTTCTCTCTCTGCCTATCATTGAGGCTTCTCCAGAAGGAAAGAATAACAGTGGAATTAGTATCAAAATTCAAGAGATGTGGCGGAGATGA
- a CDS encoding IDEAL domain-containing protein translates to MDKMKATYEVMLGLAAEMVWDEALRKRRSDILHREIDTALATGDEMAFRNLTEELKSLA, encoded by the coding sequence ATGGACAAAATGAAGGCTACGTATGAAGTGATGCTAGGACTTGCGGCAGAAATGGTGTGGGATGAAGCGCTGCGAAAGCGTCGCTCCGACATCTTGCACCGTGAGATTGACACGGCGCTGGCTACCGGAGATGAGATGGCTTTCCGAAATCTTACTGAGGAACTTAAAAGTTTGGCATAA
- a CDS encoding histidine phosphatase family protein: MLIGLIRHGLTDWNAIGKIQGQSDIPLNDEGRMQAAMLADRLLQEPYSWDYCVTSNLSRAAETGKIIADKLGIPLLEPDQRIRERAYGQVEGLTAAEREEKWGKEWSQLSLGQETDEQLQARALAFMEDISALHPNRNILVISHGGFLAQLYTALYKDKYSERIGNLSLTILEKKEREWNPILYNCTRHILQNQH; the protein is encoded by the coding sequence ATGCTAATCGGCTTGATACGCCATGGATTGACGGACTGGAACGCGATAGGGAAAATACAGGGACAAAGTGATATTCCACTTAATGATGAAGGACGGATGCAAGCTGCAATGCTTGCTGACCGCTTATTACAGGAACCGTACAGCTGGGACTACTGCGTTACTAGTAATCTTTCCCGCGCTGCTGAGACCGGTAAGATTATTGCTGACAAGTTAGGAATTCCGCTATTAGAACCTGATCAGCGTATCCGGGAACGTGCTTATGGGCAGGTAGAAGGGCTTACTGCCGCAGAACGTGAAGAGAAGTGGGGTAAGGAATGGAGCCAGCTCTCCCTCGGTCAAGAAACCGACGAACAGCTTCAGGCTCGGGCTCTTGCTTTTATGGAAGATATTTCTGCACTGCATCCCAATCGGAATATACTCGTCATATCCCATGGAGGATTTCTTGCTCAGCTGTATACTGCTCTTTACAAGGATAAGTATTCTGAACGAATTGGCAATCTATCCTTGACGATTCTGGAGAAGAAAGAGCGGGAATGGAATCCTATTTTATATAATTGTACTCGCCATATCCTGCAAAATCAGCATTAA
- a CDS encoding RNA polymerase sigma factor, translated as MTDSQLIQQIKQGNTELYSELMRRYQRKILAFVYHMLRNSHMELIAEDLCSETFYKAFRSLHSFREVDASFSTWLYTIARNTVLSELRKNRAGNVSLEESGYTPVAPFEVAPEQAALRNERMNLVREAINNLPEKQRSALILREYDQMDYQEIAEILDQSVSSVKSLLFRARSSVKLQLESYFNEPEVEEQVERV; from the coding sequence ATGACGGATTCCCAGTTGATCCAGCAAATCAAACAAGGAAACACAGAATTATATTCAGAATTAATGCGTCGTTATCAACGTAAAATACTAGCATTTGTATATCATATGCTTAGAAATTCACATATGGAGCTTATCGCAGAGGACCTTTGTTCGGAGACCTTCTACAAGGCATTTCGTAGCTTGCATTCCTTTCGAGAGGTAGATGCTTCATTCTCAACATGGCTGTACACTATCGCCCGCAACACTGTGCTAAGTGAGCTTCGCAAGAACCGTGCCGGTAATGTATCTCTGGAAGAGAGTGGATATACACCAGTAGCACCGTTTGAAGTTGCACCCGAGCAGGCTGCATTGCGCAATGAACGGATGAATTTGGTCCGTGAGGCGATAAATAATCTTCCCGAAAAACAACGCTCTGCACTTATCCTACGTGAATATGATCAAATGGACTATCAAGAAATCGCAGAAATTTTAGATCAGAGTGTAAGCTCAGTGAAATCATTATTGTTTCGTGCCAGGAGTAGTGTGAAGCTTCAACTCGAATCCTATTTCAATGAGCCTGAAGTTGAAGAGCAGGTTGAGAGGGTGTAA
- a CDS encoding helix-turn-helix domain-containing protein — MDEIDESKQLVLQIGGALKKYRKEKNMSLDDLAELTGVSKLTLGNIERGETNPTLAIIWKISKGISLPLLALFKSEDPVSLYRAGEGLRFSNDQKNWIIEPVFKNVSNDIEMCRAYLQPNSSYHPEGHHVNTTEIATVMTGSIEIRVDGEMYTLNQYDTISFRADRPHSYTNHTNSETVLHISLKYGF, encoded by the coding sequence ATGGATGAAATCGATGAATCAAAACAACTGGTACTACAAATCGGCGGTGCCTTGAAAAAGTACAGAAAAGAAAAAAACATGAGCTTAGATGACTTAGCGGAATTAACAGGCGTAAGCAAACTTACTCTGGGGAATATCGAACGTGGCGAGACAAATCCAACTTTGGCGATAATATGGAAAATTTCAAAAGGCATATCTTTGCCCCTATTAGCTTTGTTCAAATCTGAAGACCCTGTTAGTCTGTATCGAGCAGGTGAAGGTCTCCGGTTTTCTAATGATCAAAAGAATTGGATCATTGAACCCGTCTTTAAAAACGTAAGCAACGATATTGAAATGTGTCGGGCTTACTTACAGCCAAATAGTTCGTATCACCCTGAAGGTCATCATGTGAATACAACTGAAATTGCGACAGTAATGACTGGTTCCATTGAAATTCGAGTCGATGGAGAAATGTACACATTGAATCAATATGATACGATCAGTTTTCGTGCAGACCGCCCTCACTCTTATACCAATCATACAAATAGCGAAACAGTGCTCCATATCTCCTTAAAATATGGTTTCTAA
- a CDS encoding CynX/NimT family MFS transporter: protein MPNKKFVPSSLGLLLLGIIIIAANLRAPLTSVGPLVGLIRDDVHISNTLAGLITTVPLLTFALLSPLVPKLGRRYGVELLILFALIFLTVGIVIRSLSGAANLYIGTAILGFAIAICNVLMPSLIKRDFPNKIGAMTGVFAISMSLSGAIASGISVPLAANAGLKWQGALGIWAILSFISILCWLPQLRKHTKETASTSQQMAGNDVNVWRSPLAWQVTLFMGMQSMIFYVLIAWLPEILKQQGIDSSQSGWYLSIMQLALLPFTFIVPVIAGRMSNQRSLVFITTILLLTGTLGLLYGSSNIILLWIIILGIGGGCAFSLSMMFFGLRTKSAHQAAELSGMAQSIGYLLAAIGPALIGYLHDTTNSWNLPLFILLGASVLLFIVGLGAARNRFVGSQASYEETNSSTREFLGRNTDRNEESEFGNSCNKPNLN, encoded by the coding sequence ATGCCGAATAAAAAATTCGTACCATCATCTTTAGGGCTGCTACTACTCGGCATTATTATTATTGCCGCAAATTTACGTGCTCCCTTAACCTCGGTCGGTCCTTTAGTGGGTCTCATAAGGGATGACGTTCATATTTCCAATACTTTAGCAGGCTTGATCACAACGGTACCTTTACTTACCTTTGCTTTATTATCGCCTCTAGTACCAAAACTAGGACGTAGGTATGGAGTTGAACTTTTAATTTTGTTCGCTCTGATCTTTTTGACTGTTGGTATTGTAATACGTTCTTTATCTGGGGCTGCAAATCTGTATATTGGAACTGCAATTCTTGGATTTGCAATTGCCATTTGTAATGTATTAATGCCAAGTTTAATCAAACGTGATTTCCCTAATAAAATCGGTGCCATGACTGGTGTATTTGCAATTTCAATGAGTTTATCTGGAGCGATCGCATCGGGAATCAGTGTACCGCTAGCTGCAAACGCAGGTTTAAAATGGCAGGGTGCATTGGGAATTTGGGCGATCCTAAGCTTTATATCGATCCTCTGCTGGTTGCCTCAATTAAGAAAGCATACGAAGGAAACAGCCTCGACGAGTCAACAGATGGCCGGCAATGATGTGAATGTTTGGCGTTCCCCTCTTGCCTGGCAAGTAACCTTGTTTATGGGGATGCAGTCCATGATTTTCTATGTGCTAATCGCATGGTTGCCTGAAATTTTAAAACAGCAAGGCATTGACTCAAGCCAATCAGGATGGTACCTCTCAATAATGCAGTTAGCGCTGCTTCCATTTACCTTTATTGTCCCCGTTATTGCAGGGCGAATGTCAAATCAACGTTCGTTAGTGTTCATCACAACCATTTTGCTTTTGACGGGAACGCTCGGACTGCTTTACGGAAGCTCCAATATCATTCTGTTGTGGATTATCATACTCGGAATTGGTGGAGGCTGCGCCTTTAGCTTGTCCATGATGTTTTTCGGTTTACGTACTAAAAGTGCGCATCAAGCAGCGGAACTATCTGGTATGGCGCAATCGATCGGATATCTGCTTGCCGCAATTGGTCCTGCCCTTATAGGATATTTGCATGACACGACAAATAGTTGGAACCTGCCACTTTTCATACTGCTTGGCGCTTCGGTCTTACTCTTTATTGTCGGTCTAGGAGCAGCAAGAAATCGTTTTGTAGGTAGCCAAGCTAGTTACGAGGAAACAAACTCAAGTACCAGAGAATTTCTTGGAAGAAATACTGATCGAAATGAAGAAAGCGAGTTTGGGAACAGTTGCAACAAACCAAACCTAAATTAG